Proteins encoded in a region of the Armatimonadota bacterium genome:
- the iscS gene encoding cysteine desulfurase IscS yields the protein MRSVYLDHAATTPIAPEVRETVAQAMEECWGNPSSLHLFGRKARDLLDEARVTVAHALGCLDAEVLFTSSGTESDNMAIFGAARVAPLHKRHIVTTAIEHHAVLHACQRLQQEGWDVTYLPVDHYGMVDPDDVRRAIREDTWLVSVMHANNEVGTLQPVREIGALCRERGVWFHCDAVQTFGLIDLKVDDLGVDMLSVSAHKLYGPKGAGALYLRGGVKIAPLLVGGAQEREMRAGTENVPAIAGFAKAVELSQTRYLSASERIWQLRERLRTLLQERIPDIRVNGHPQHCHPGILSVTLEGVSAESLLIALDRRGIAASAGAACSAGSIEPSHVLLALGMSEERAMSTIRLSVGRGNTPEEIDLAAEVIAQEVRRLRCTQDNPPSLEPLPVVGSR from the coding sequence ATGCGTAGCGTTTACCTGGACCATGCGGCGACCACGCCTATCGCTCCCGAGGTGCGCGAGACAGTCGCGCAAGCGATGGAGGAGTGCTGGGGCAACCCATCCAGCCTGCACCTGTTCGGCAGGAAGGCTCGCGACCTGCTAGACGAGGCGCGGGTGACCGTCGCGCACGCGCTGGGTTGCCTCGATGCGGAGGTACTCTTCACCTCCAGTGGAACCGAATCGGACAACATGGCGATATTCGGCGCGGCGCGAGTGGCTCCTCTCCATAAAAGGCATATCGTCACCACCGCGATAGAACATCACGCGGTGTTACACGCCTGCCAGCGTCTGCAGCAGGAGGGGTGGGATGTCACGTATTTGCCTGTAGACCACTACGGCATGGTAGACCCCGACGACGTGCGCCGTGCTATCCGCGAGGATACGTGGCTGGTGAGCGTCATGCACGCCAACAACGAAGTCGGCACGTTGCAACCTGTGCGCGAGATCGGCGCGTTGTGCCGGGAGCGAGGTGTGTGGTTCCACTGTGATGCGGTGCAGACCTTCGGGTTGATAGACCTCAAGGTGGACGACCTGGGGGTGGATATGCTGTCGGTGTCGGCGCACAAGCTATATGGACCGAAAGGCGCGGGTGCGCTGTATCTGCGCGGCGGGGTGAAGATTGCGCCGTTGCTGGTGGGGGGAGCGCAGGAGCGCGAGATGCGAGCCGGTACGGAAAACGTGCCTGCCATCGCCGGTTTCGCGAAGGCGGTGGAGCTGAGTCAGACCCGTTATCTCTCCGCTAGCGAGCGGATATGGCAACTGCGCGAGCGGCTCCGCACGCTCCTGCAGGAGCGGATCCCCGACATACGGGTCAACGGACATCCTCAACATTGCCATCCCGGCATCCTCAGCGTCACTTTGGAGGGCGTCTCGGCGGAGAGTCTGCTGATTGCATTAGACCGGCGGGGGATCGCCGCTTCGGCAGGAGCAGCGTGCAGCGCAGGTTCTATCGAACCCTCGCATGTGCTGCTGGCGCTAGGCATGAGTGAAGAGCGGGCGATGAGCACCATCCGCCTGAGCGTGGGCAGGGGCAACACGCCAGAGGAGATAGACCTCGCGGCGGAGGTGATTGCGCAGGAAGTGAGAAGACTACGTTGCACACAGGATAATCCGCCATCTCTCGAACCCCTCCCCGTCGTGGGGTCCAGGTAA
- a CDS encoding hydrolase, whose product MRHPQIVQADRSVLVVVDMQEPFLRHLFERERVIEKCRLLIQSANVLKVPVIATLQYVQKMGGVIPEIAEVLPEGCEPIDKMCFSCYGSEPFRAALMASERTQVVLCGVEAHICVTQTALDAQAAGFQVHVAEDAVSSRSREDWQIAMRRLRHAEVVVTCAESVVYEWLIQAGTDQFRQILQLVK is encoded by the coding sequence ATGCGTCACCCACAGATTGTGCAGGCAGACCGTTCGGTGCTGGTGGTTGTGGATATGCAGGAGCCTTTCCTGCGTCATCTCTTTGAGCGCGAACGGGTTATCGAGAAGTGCCGTCTGTTGATTCAATCCGCGAACGTGCTGAAGGTTCCGGTTATCGCCACCCTGCAATACGTCCAGAAGATGGGAGGCGTCATCCCCGAAATCGCCGAGGTGCTTCCCGAAGGTTGCGAACCGATAGACAAGATGTGCTTCAGCTGCTACGGTTCCGAGCCGTTCCGCGCGGCGCTGATGGCGAGCGAGCGCACGCAGGTGGTTCTCTGTGGCGTCGAGGCGCATATCTGCGTGACGCAGACCGCTCTGGACGCGCAGGCAGCGGGCTTCCAGGTTCATGTTGCGGAAGATGCGGTCAGTTCGCGCTCGCGGGAGGACTGGCAAATCGCTATGCGTCGGCTGCGCCATGCAGAGGTGGTGGTGACCTGCGCGGAGTCGGTAGTCTACGAGTGGTTGATTCAGGCAGGCACCGACCAGTTCCGGCAGATACTGCAGCTGGTGAAGTAA
- a CDS encoding twitching motility protein PilT has protein sequence MSARSFRWTLTLLLIILGLVVGYQATPWFIGSLKRLLPEAANQPDTPNILDNRRFQITVQMALTVVGGLVGVILSSEIYRFVLNVQKQIESASTREKIALTVGGTFGVLLTVPFAVLFSRYGIVGIPLTLVVGITFVYLSTVAVLSMKELRVMLPATEGESSVEVPKIKILDTNVIIDGRIADICRTGFIEGPIYVPGFVIDELQHIADSSDSLRRARGRRGLDILNQMQKERHLEVRTYDDMVDSSEPVDKRLVSLAKSINGVIVTNDFNLNKVAELEGVQVLNVNELANALKPVVLPGEEMRVRIIKEGNQPNQGVGYMDDGTMIVVEGGRDYIDQDVDVLVTSVLQTVAGKMIFASVKSQEGEGSEWVDRSGLRLPTARLRRRR, from the coding sequence GTGTCTGCACGCTCCTTTCGCTGGACACTAACCTTACTACTCATCATCCTCGGGCTGGTGGTAGGGTACCAGGCGACGCCGTGGTTCATCGGTTCGCTTAAGAGGCTCCTGCCAGAAGCGGCAAACCAGCCCGACACGCCCAACATTTTGGACAACCGTCGCTTCCAGATAACCGTGCAGATGGCTCTCACCGTCGTTGGCGGGCTGGTGGGGGTGATTCTCAGCTCGGAAATATACCGTTTTGTGCTGAACGTCCAGAAGCAGATCGAAAGTGCGTCTACCCGCGAAAAAATTGCCCTTACCGTCGGAGGCACGTTTGGGGTGTTACTGACCGTCCCCTTCGCCGTGCTTTTCAGCCGGTACGGTATCGTCGGCATCCCGCTCACACTGGTCGTTGGGATCACGTTCGTCTACCTGAGTACCGTTGCCGTGCTCAGCATGAAGGAGCTGCGCGTGATGCTTCCGGCAACTGAAGGCGAATCGTCTGTAGAGGTACCCAAAATCAAGATTCTGGACACCAACGTTATCATCGATGGGCGCATCGCCGACATCTGCCGCACCGGTTTCATTGAGGGACCGATCTACGTGCCCGGCTTCGTCATCGACGAGTTACAGCATATCGCCGACTCTTCCGACTCGCTGCGTCGAGCACGGGGCAGGCGCGGGCTGGACATCCTCAACCAGATGCAAAAAGAACGTCATTTGGAGGTGCGCACTTACGACGACATGGTGGACTCCAGCGAGCCGGTGGATAAGCGTCTGGTGAGCCTTGCCAAGAGCATCAACGGCGTCATCGTCACCAACGATTTCAACCTGAACAAAGTGGCTGAGCTCGAAGGGGTGCAGGTACTGAACGTGAACGAACTCGCCAATGCGCTCAAGCCGGTGGTGCTGCCTGGCGAGGAGATGCGTGTGCGTATCATCAAGGAAGGCAACCAGCCCAATCAGGGCGTCGGCTATATGGATGACGGCACGATGATTGTGGTAGAAGGTGGGCGTGACTATATCGACCAGGATGTAGACGTGCTGGTCACCAGTGTGCTGCAAACTGTGGCGGGCAAGATGATTTTCGCCAGCGTCAAGAGCCAGGAAGGTGAAGGCAGTGAGTGGGTAGACCGAAGCGGGCTGCGTCTGCCCACAGCCCGCCTACGCCGCCGGCGATAA
- a CDS encoding Fis family transcriptional regulator, which translates to MGNGTLRVLIADDEPIIRLDLKNMLESLGYEVVAEAGDGVSAVEAARTLKPDVAILDIKMPGMDGIDAANVLNSEKIAPVVLLTAFSDMDLINRAKEAGVFAYLVKPFRESDLRPAIEIAISRYKEFLALEEEVNELEDKLETRKLIERAKGILMDQYGLKEQEAFRRIQVQSMNTRKSMKEIAEAIIIAHSV; encoded by the coding sequence ATGGGCAACGGCACACTTCGTGTCTTGATTGCCGACGACGAACCCATTATCCGTCTGGACCTCAAGAACATGCTCGAATCGCTGGGTTACGAGGTCGTCGCCGAGGCGGGTGATGGGGTCTCGGCAGTGGAAGCGGCCCGCACCCTGAAGCCAGATGTGGCCATTCTAGACATCAAGATGCCGGGCATGGACGGCATCGACGCGGCGAACGTGCTGAACAGCGAAAAGATTGCGCCGGTAGTACTGCTGACCGCCTTCAGCGATATGGACCTGATCAACCGCGCGAAGGAGGCAGGGGTTTTTGCCTATCTGGTGAAACCGTTCCGCGAGAGCGACCTGCGCCCCGCCATTGAGATCGCTATCTCGCGCTACAAAGAGTTCCTCGCGCTGGAGGAAGAGGTCAACGAGCTGGAAGACAAGCTGGAGACGCGCAAGCTGATCGAGCGCGCCAAGGGCATCCTGATGGACCAGTACGGTCTGAAGGAGCAAGAGGCGTTCCGCCGTATTCAGGTACAGAGCATGAACACGCGCAAGTCGATGAAGGAAATCGCCGAAGCCATCATCATTGCGCACAGCGTGTAG
- the dsbD gene encoding thiol:disulfide interchange protein DsbD: MHRTIVSLLGILLLGAIAVAQFAPPKDALSVQVTASVKQVVPGKPFEILVTLNIKHPYHVNANPASEKFLIPTSVKLDPVPGITFAAPQYPKGLQREFAFTGGKRIAVYEGRTVIRVTATPAKNLKPGEITIRGKVNYQACDEKSCYPPGDLPFTIKLKVVAASASVDTSEPHGVAQTNGTSSEGGAAEAPAAAGRFSSAPGGAYLQKLQDLLNAGRFGIALPIILLLGLLLNLTPCVYPLIPITISFFSRQTSGSQARTFGLALVYVLGMALMYASLGTAAAALGKTFGFQLQNPWVLGGFAVILVALALSMFGVYQLQLPAGLRNKARLREGWLGALLMGLLVGVAAAPCVGPVVVALAAVVSGTGNVPLGFLLFLTLGIGLGIPYIVLAMFSGAIRRLPRSGEWMVAVEHLFGFALIGVAIFFLSPILPTSVYRWLMFAFLAGVGLYLVAVDKLAQAVRGFFLFKRLLGVALVAWAVMIALPTHKAQGGHITWQPYSEAVLQQAVAEGKPVVIDFYADWCLPCKELEANTFSDPRVAQTFDGVVALKADLTRDEDPSVRELKKRFQIVGVPTIVFLDGTGREQQSLRLVQFEPPDAFLKRMQQFHSAVQTAKR; this comes from the coding sequence ATGCACCGAACTATCGTCAGCTTGTTGGGGATATTGCTACTGGGCGCCATAGCCGTTGCGCAGTTTGCGCCACCGAAGGATGCTCTGAGCGTGCAGGTGACGGCATCGGTCAAACAGGTCGTGCCCGGAAAGCCTTTTGAAATACTGGTGACGCTGAACATCAAACACCCATACCACGTGAATGCCAATCCGGCAAGCGAGAAGTTCCTGATCCCTACCAGCGTGAAGCTAGACCCCGTGCCGGGTATCACCTTTGCTGCCCCCCAGTATCCGAAAGGCTTACAACGAGAGTTTGCCTTTACTGGAGGAAAGCGAATCGCCGTATACGAGGGCAGGACCGTTATCCGCGTTACCGCTACACCTGCCAAAAACCTTAAACCGGGTGAGATCACCATCCGTGGTAAGGTAAACTATCAGGCGTGCGATGAGAAGTCCTGTTATCCGCCCGGCGATTTGCCGTTCACGATAAAATTGAAGGTCGTCGCTGCCTCTGCCAGCGTAGACACGAGCGAACCGCACGGGGTTGCGCAGACGAACGGTACCTCGTCTGAAGGCGGTGCCGCTGAGGCACCGGCGGCAGCGGGCAGATTCTCCTCTGCGCCCGGCGGGGCTTACCTGCAGAAACTGCAGGACCTGTTGAACGCGGGGCGGTTCGGCATTGCCCTGCCCATCATCCTGTTGCTGGGGTTACTGCTGAACCTGACGCCCTGCGTGTATCCGCTCATTCCCATCACCATCTCCTTCTTCAGCAGGCAGACCTCCGGCAGCCAGGCGCGTACGTTTGGACTGGCTCTGGTGTATGTGCTTGGCATGGCGCTGATGTATGCCTCGCTGGGTACGGCTGCAGCTGCGTTAGGCAAAACCTTCGGTTTCCAGCTGCAGAACCCCTGGGTACTGGGTGGATTTGCGGTGATACTGGTTGCGCTGGCGCTGAGTATGTTCGGAGTGTATCAGTTGCAGCTGCCTGCAGGTTTGCGCAACAAGGCACGTTTGCGTGAAGGCTGGCTTGGTGCGTTGCTGATGGGCTTGCTGGTGGGCGTAGCGGCGGCGCCATGCGTGGGACCGGTAGTGGTTGCGCTGGCGGCGGTGGTATCGGGCACAGGCAACGTGCCGCTGGGCTTCCTGCTGTTCCTGACGCTGGGCATCGGCCTGGGCATTCCCTATATCGTGCTGGCAATGTTCTCCGGGGCGATTCGTCGCCTGCCGCGTAGCGGCGAATGGATGGTAGCGGTAGAGCACCTGTTCGGCTTTGCGCTGATCGGCGTGGCGATATTCTTCCTCAGCCCCATTCTGCCTACTTCGGTGTACAGATGGCTGATGTTTGCCTTCCTGGCAGGCGTAGGGCTCTACCTTGTGGCGGTAGATAAGCTGGCACAGGCGGTGCGTGGCTTCTTCCTGTTCAAACGGCTGCTTGGCGTCGCGCTGGTGGCATGGGCGGTGATGATAGCCCTGCCCACCCACAAGGCGCAGGGAGGGCACATCACGTGGCAACCTTACAGCGAGGCGGTGTTGCAGCAAGCGGTCGCCGAAGGCAAACCGGTGGTGATTGACTTCTACGCCGACTGGTGTCTGCCGTGCAAGGAACTGGAGGCGAATACCTTCTCTGATCCTCGCGTAGCTCAGACGTTTGATGGGGTGGTTGCCTTGAAGGCGGACCTTACCCGAGATGAAGACCCCTCGGTGCGGGAACTGAAGAAACGGTTTCAGATTGTAGGCGTGCCTACCATCGTCTTTCTGGATGGCACGGGACGCGAACAGCAATCGCTCAGGCTGGTACAGTTCGAACCACCCGACGCTTTCCTGAAGCGTATGCAACAGTTCCACTCAGCGGTGCAGACCGCAAAACGGTAG
- the accA gene encoding acetyl-coenzyme A carboxylase carboxyl transferase subunit alpha, with product MRTVLDFEKPIAELDANIETLKRITSEQGIDKSEEIAALEKDRERLLREIFRNLTPWDRTLLARHPQRPYTLDYIRAIFDDFIELHGDRQFGDDGAIVGGMAWLNEKPVMVIGQQKGRDLKERQRRNFGMAKPEGYRKALRLMHLAQKFGRPVITFVDTPAADPGVESESRGISEAIARNLREMIALKVPIVSIIIGEGGSGGALGIAVADRVLMQEYAIYSVIPPEGCAAILWRDPKRAPEAAEALKLTAHDALRFGVVDEVIEEPLGGAHRDPMAAAQMVKEALLKHLLPLQKLSVSKLRESRYERYRNLGVWHVATE from the coding sequence GTGCGAACCGTTCTGGACTTCGAAAAGCCGATTGCCGAGCTGGATGCCAACATAGAGACGCTGAAACGCATTACATCGGAGCAGGGGATCGACAAAAGCGAGGAAATCGCCGCGCTAGAGAAAGACCGGGAGCGGCTGTTGCGCGAGATTTTCCGCAACCTTACGCCGTGGGACCGCACTCTGCTGGCGCGTCATCCTCAGCGCCCCTATACGCTGGACTACATTCGTGCGATTTTCGACGATTTCATCGAACTGCACGGCGACCGGCAGTTCGGCGATGACGGAGCCATCGTCGGGGGGATGGCGTGGCTGAACGAGAAGCCGGTAATGGTTATCGGGCAGCAGAAGGGGCGCGACCTGAAAGAACGCCAGCGGCGCAACTTCGGTATGGCAAAGCCTGAAGGCTACCGTAAAGCGCTCCGGCTAATGCATCTGGCGCAGAAGTTCGGGCGTCCGGTGATTACCTTTGTGGATACCCCTGCTGCCGACCCTGGGGTGGAATCGGAGAGCCGGGGCATCAGCGAAGCCATTGCCCGCAACCTGCGCGAGATGATTGCGCTGAAAGTGCCCATCGTTTCCATAATCATCGGAGAAGGGGGCAGCGGAGGCGCGCTGGGTATTGCCGTCGCCGACAGGGTGCTGATGCAGGAATATGCAATCTACTCGGTGATTCCGCCCGAAGGCTGCGCAGCGATTCTGTGGCGCGACCCCAAGCGTGCTCCCGAAGCAGCGGAGGCGTTGAAGCTGACCGCCCACGACGCGCTGCGCTTCGGTGTGGTAGATGAGGTCATTGAGGAACCGCTTGGAGGGGCGCACCGCGATCCGATGGCGGCGGCGCAGATGGTGAAAGAGGCTTTACTGAAGCACCTGCTCCCCCTGCAAAAGCTATCGGTAAGCAAACTGCGCGAAAGCCGTTACGAACGGTATCGCAATCTGGGAGTGTGGCACGTCGCCACAGAGTAG
- a CDS encoding aromatic acid decarboxylase gives MTGKLVVGITGASGAIYAVRFLQHAAQHFEQLLVIASQHALSVARTELGLHIESEHLCAQSLLGEDYPNIVFLNPKDYFTPPASGSFRHDGMVIIPCSMGTAGRIAHGVSDDLITRAADVCLKERRKLILVVRETPLNLIHLRTLMALTEAGAVVLPASPAFYYRPRTVEDVVDTVVARVLQQLGVEQHIVGQWQIEE, from the coding sequence TTGACGGGAAAACTAGTCGTCGGCATTACAGGAGCCAGTGGAGCGATTTACGCGGTGCGCTTTTTGCAACACGCGGCGCAACACTTCGAGCAATTGCTGGTTATCGCCTCGCAGCACGCTCTGTCCGTAGCACGCACGGAGCTGGGCTTGCACATAGAGTCGGAGCACCTTTGCGCTCAAAGCCTGCTTGGCGAGGATTACCCGAATATCGTCTTCCTGAATCCAAAAGACTATTTCACGCCGCCTGCCAGCGGCTCGTTCCGGCACGACGGCATGGTGATTATCCCCTGCTCGATGGGTACGGCGGGGCGCATCGCGCATGGCGTGTCGGATGACCTGATAACCCGCGCCGCCGACGTGTGCCTGAAGGAACGGCGGAAACTCATCCTGGTGGTGCGAGAGACGCCGCTCAACCTGATTCATCTGCGCACGCTCATGGCGCTGACGGAAGCAGGAGCGGTGGTACTGCCCGCCTCGCCTGCGTTCTACTATCGTCCACGCACGGTGGAGGACGTTGTGGATACCGTCGTAGCGCGGGTGCTGCAGCAGCTCGGAGTAGAACAGCACATCGTGGGTCAGTGGCAGATAGAAGAGTAG
- the ispDF gene encoding bifunctional enzyme IspD/IspF: MGGTCALILAAGKGERFGEPAGKLWMPIAGVPVLLWTLRAFQTHPEIDRIVLVGQRADLPRLQQTAREFPKIASVVQGGRERWESVRFGLEAVPPEDDCVLVHDAARAAVSAQLISRVLRAARETGAAVPALRLPDTVKWVDSANIVRETLPRERQANGETWRMMTVQTPQGFVVDVLRRAYERYDFSKHIPTDDAMIVEEFYPVTIVPGDPQNIKLTYPEDLARLEVILLGGAETRTGFGYDVHPFAQGRRLVLGGIEVPAPRGLAGHSDADVVLHAITDALLGAAGMDDIGTLFPDTDPAYRNADSAELLRWAWTQVRERGWNLVNVDVTVLAETPRLRPHVPAMRERIASVLQTEINRINIKATTNERMGFIGREEGIACYAVATLRR, encoded by the coding sequence GTGGGAGGCACATGCGCCCTGATTCTGGCGGCGGGCAAAGGCGAACGGTTCGGCGAGCCCGCAGGCAAGCTGTGGATGCCCATCGCAGGCGTGCCTGTCCTTCTGTGGACACTCCGTGCCTTTCAAACGCACCCCGAGATCGACCGCATTGTGCTGGTGGGGCAGCGCGCCGACCTGCCCCGCCTGCAGCAGACAGCCCGGGAATTTCCCAAAATCGCTTCGGTGGTGCAGGGCGGTCGTGAACGCTGGGAATCGGTGCGCTTTGGGCTGGAGGCGGTCCCTCCAGAAGACGACTGTGTGCTGGTGCACGATGCCGCCCGGGCAGCGGTTTCCGCGCAACTTATCTCCCGCGTGCTGCGCGCCGCACGCGAAACAGGAGCAGCCGTGCCTGCCTTACGCCTGCCCGATACCGTGAAATGGGTGGATTCGGCAAACATCGTGCGGGAAACCCTTCCCCGAGAACGGCAGGCGAACGGCGAAACATGGCGCATGATGACGGTACAGACGCCACAGGGGTTCGTGGTGGACGTGCTGCGACGCGCGTATGAACGATATGATTTCAGCAAGCACATCCCCACCGATGATGCGATGATCGTAGAGGAGTTCTACCCTGTCACCATCGTACCCGGCGACCCACAGAACATCAAACTCACCTACCCTGAAGACCTCGCACGACTGGAGGTGATCCTGTTGGGGGGAGCAGAAACACGCACCGGCTTCGGCTACGATGTGCATCCCTTCGCGCAAGGACGCAGGCTTGTGCTGGGGGGGATAGAAGTCCCTGCTCCTCGCGGTTTGGCCGGGCACTCCGACGCCGACGTGGTGCTGCACGCCATCACCGACGCTCTGCTCGGCGCGGCAGGCATGGACGACATCGGTACACTGTTTCCCGATACCGACCCCGCTTATCGCAACGCCGACAGTGCGGAACTGTTGCGCTGGGCATGGACGCAGGTTCGCGAACGCGGCTGGAATCTGGTGAACGTCGACGTCACCGTGCTGGCGGAGACGCCTCGCTTGCGCCCCCATGTGCCAGCTATGCGGGAGCGCATCGCCAGCGTGCTCCAAACCGAGATCAACAGGATAAACATTAAAGCCACAACCAACGAACGCATGGGCTTCATCGGACGAGAAGAGGGCATCGCCTGCTACGCCGTAGCCACACTCAGGAGGTGA
- the sgaU gene encoding hexulose-6-phosphate isomerase has protein sequence MEIGVINGLRNSGKCFDHVAQFGLKVCQLACWDTSLATREVAQTVAEESVKTGVRVCAVWAGWSGPAEWNFTRGPVTLGLVPPEYRAQRVEELKRWADFASWIGAPAIITHCGFIPENMTDPEYPPVVDAIREVAQHCQRQGIGFWFETGQETPVVLLRTIQRVGTDNLGVNLDPANLILYGKGNPIDALDVIGKWVRNVHVKDGLYPTDGDHLGHEVPVGQGKVRFPEFLRRLKEIGFDGELIIEREISGEQQIRDIRQAVQDLQRWLSEI, from the coding sequence ATGGAAATCGGCGTCATCAACGGCTTGAGGAACAGCGGCAAATGCTTTGACCATGTGGCTCAGTTTGGATTGAAGGTATGCCAGCTGGCTTGCTGGGATACGTCGCTTGCCACCCGCGAGGTAGCGCAAACGGTGGCGGAAGAGTCCGTCAAGACGGGTGTTCGGGTGTGCGCCGTGTGGGCGGGCTGGAGCGGGCCTGCCGAATGGAACTTCACGCGCGGACCGGTGACGCTGGGGCTGGTTCCGCCTGAGTACCGCGCCCAGCGGGTGGAAGAACTGAAGCGCTGGGCGGACTTCGCCTCATGGATTGGCGCGCCGGCGATTATCACCCACTGCGGTTTCATCCCTGAAAACATGACTGACCCCGAATATCCGCCGGTAGTGGACGCCATCCGCGAGGTGGCGCAACACTGCCAGCGGCAGGGCATCGGCTTCTGGTTTGAGACCGGACAGGAGACGCCGGTAGTGCTGTTGCGTACCATCCAGCGGGTAGGTACGGACAATCTGGGTGTTAACCTGGACCCGGCGAACCTCATTCTTTACGGCAAGGGCAACCCGATAGACGCGCTGGACGTTATCGGCAAGTGGGTGCGCAATGTGCATGTGAAGGACGGACTCTATCCCACCGACGGTGACCATTTAGGGCATGAGGTGCCAGTGGGGCAGGGTAAGGTGCGCTTCCCGGAGTTCCTGAGGCGTCTAAAAGAGATAGGCTTCGACGGCGAGCTTATCATCGAGCGCGAAATCAGCGGCGAGCAACAGATCCGCGACATCCGACAGGCAGTACAGGATTTGCAGAGGTGGTTAAGTGAGATTTAA
- the accD gene encoding acetyl-coenzyme A carboxylase carboxyl transferase subunit beta, protein MQRGWFARRSRTEGLALDEMNDAWVKCNGCQQILFARDFERNLKVCPRCGHHHRLSARERIELLADADTFVERDAEVVSADPLGFPEYADKLNKGRTNSGLPEAMVSGTCSLSGIPIVLAVADFAFMGGSMGSAVGEKVARAMEYALAQGIPIVICSTSGGARMQEGLLSLMQMAKTCAAAAKLHEAGVPYISVLTDPTMAGVLASYASVGDVVIAEPGALIGFAGQRVAQQAQVVKPPPNFQTAEFQLEHGMIDIVVPRKELKHTLQRVLRFFTGG, encoded by the coding sequence ATGCAAAGGGGATGGTTCGCAAGACGAAGTCGCACCGAAGGGTTGGCGCTGGATGAGATGAATGACGCATGGGTCAAATGTAACGGGTGTCAGCAGATTCTATTCGCCCGTGATTTCGAAAGGAACCTGAAGGTGTGTCCGCGCTGTGGACATCACCATCGGCTCTCCGCACGCGAGCGCATCGAACTGCTGGCAGACGCCGACACCTTCGTGGAACGAGATGCCGAAGTGGTTTCTGCCGATCCGCTGGGCTTTCCCGAATATGCGGATAAGTTAAACAAGGGCAGGACGAATTCCGGGTTGCCGGAGGCAATGGTGAGTGGAACCTGCAGCCTATCGGGTATTCCCATCGTGCTGGCGGTAGCGGACTTCGCCTTTATGGGCGGCAGTATGGGCAGCGCAGTGGGCGAGAAGGTGGCACGAGCGATGGAGTACGCGCTGGCACAGGGCATACCGATAGTTATCTGCTCCACTTCCGGCGGCGCGCGCATGCAAGAGGGCTTGCTTTCGCTAATGCAGATGGCGAAAACCTGCGCCGCCGCCGCCAAACTGCATGAAGCAGGGGTGCCCTACATCAGCGTGCTCACCGACCCCACAATGGCAGGGGTACTCGCCAGCTATGCCTCGGTGGGCGATGTGGTGATTGCCGAGCCGGGCGCACTCATCGGCTTCGCAGGGCAGCGTGTGGCACAGCAGGCTCAGGTGGTAAAACCGCCTCCCAACTTTCAGACCGCCGAGTTCCAGCTGGAACACGGCATGATAGACATCGTGGTACCACGCAAGGAACTGAAACACACACTTCAGCGGGTACTCCGTTTTTTCACGGGGGGATAG